In one window of Coleofasciculus chthonoplastes PCC 7420 DNA:
- a CDS encoding phosphotransferase family protein, giving the protein MTFLLNSDNVFDYLVEHGFCHPSELALSQVEPVAAKNFNLLVKLTDTHKLLVKQERHNQDGKAAGEFWGEWQMQVFLQQFPEVEHLRPFLPDVLHFDRDHSILVCRYLDNYQDLMEFYSKEKNFLPEIAVAISTFLATLHRDTFNCQDYQYFFAQQSEQLTSDQVPKLIRGLERIGPEIFGQVPADGLKFFALYQRYDSLGCAIAELGNAFSPCCLTHNDLKLNNILVHSDWEQTTDSIVRIIDWERSAWGDPAFDLGTLLASYVQIWLSSLVISNSLSIEESLRLAATPLEQLQPSIAALIQAYCDTFPDIFNHRPDFLQRVVQFTGFALIQQIQAMIQYQKSFGNMGIVMLQVAKTLLCRPEQSMATIFGAAAVQLTQRRTNTTLGDLLCPSVST; this is encoded by the coding sequence ATGACATTTTTATTGAACTCTGATAATGTTTTCGATTATTTAGTTGAGCATGGTTTTTGCCATCCATCAGAGCTAGCTCTCAGTCAGGTTGAGCCAGTTGCTGCCAAAAACTTTAACTTATTGGTAAAGTTGACCGATACTCATAAGCTTTTGGTCAAGCAGGAACGGCACAATCAGGACGGAAAAGCGGCTGGCGAGTTTTGGGGAGAGTGGCAGATGCAAGTGTTTTTGCAGCAATTTCCAGAGGTTGAACATCTACGCCCATTTCTGCCAGACGTGTTGCATTTTGATCGGGATCATTCAATTCTTGTCTGCCGTTACCTGGATAATTACCAGGATTTAATGGAATTCTACAGTAAGGAAAAGAATTTTTTACCAGAAATTGCGGTGGCAATTAGTACGTTCTTGGCGACTCTCCATCGCGATACGTTTAACTGCCAAGACTATCAGTATTTCTTTGCTCAACAGTCGGAGCAGCTCACGAGTGACCAAGTTCCTAAATTAATTCGAGGATTGGAACGGATTGGACCGGAAATTTTTGGTCAAGTGCCTGCTGATGGGTTGAAGTTTTTTGCCCTTTATCAGCGGTATGATAGTTTGGGGTGTGCGATCGCGGAGTTAGGTAATGCATTTTCTCCCTGTTGCCTGACTCACAATGACCTGAAGTTGAATAATATCCTGGTTCACAGCGATTGGGAGCAAACTACTGATAGCATTGTCCGTATTATTGACTGGGAGCGATCGGCGTGGGGAGATCCAGCGTTTGATTTAGGAACACTACTTGCCAGCTATGTGCAAATTTGGCTCAGTAGCTTGGTGATCAGTAATTCACTCAGTATCGAAGAATCTCTGCGTTTAGCGGCGACACCCTTGGAACAGCTTCAGCCTTCCATTGCTGCTCTAATTCAAGCGTATTGTGACACGTTCCCGGACATCTTTAATCATCGCCCTGATTTCTTACAACGGGTGGTGCAATTTACGGGTTTTGCTTTAATTCAACAGATTCAGGCAATGATTCAGTATCAAAAGTCTTTTGGCAATATGGGGATTGTCATGCTTCAAGTTGCCAAGACGTTGTTATGTCGTCCAGAACAATCGATGGCGACGATTTTTGGTGCGGCGGCGGTTCAATTGACTCAGCGTAGAACAAACACCACATTAGGGGATCTTCTTTGTCCATCCGTGTCAACTTAA
- a CDS encoding leucine-rich repeat domain-containing protein, with product MKLTSAVALLINIWAFSSWGWGVTQAAEPSHGSSFKELCQNQADLSVEAGRTVQLLLAEVGTNDCELAAENLSSRTELSLNRQEISDLSPLSELTNLESLHLDGNQITDICPLTELTNLKYLTLRRNQITDICPLTELTNLTELSLEGNQIADVNSLAELTNLEFLNLENNQITTISPLAELQNLKRLHLEDNQITDISSLAGLQNLTWLHLEDNQITDISPLSEFTNLKGLFLVLNQIKDISPLSQLTNLKALELKFNQIQDISPLAELQNLTWLDLEDNQITDISPLSGLTNLTFLSLTYNQIQDVSPLSGLTNLKRLQLNFNQIQDISPLAELTNLETLSLNGNQITDVSPLSGLQNLNALSLNGNQITDISPLSGLTNLKVLHLTENPIFSDSSEGAQPTCPVSPPDICYF from the coding sequence ATGAAATTAACTAGCGCCGTTGCTCTGCTAATCAATATATGGGCGTTCAGTAGTTGGGGATGGGGGGTCACTCAAGCTGCTGAACCTAGTCATGGGAGTTCTTTTAAAGAGTTGTGTCAAAACCAAGCCGATTTATCAGTCGAGGCGGGACGAACAGTACAGTTGCTGTTAGCAGAAGTAGGCACCAATGATTGTGAACTTGCTGCCGAAAATCTGTCAAGTCGCACTGAGCTTTCCCTCAACAGGCAAGAAATCAGTGATCTGAGTCCCTTATCAGAACTTACCAACCTGGAGTCGCTTCACCTCGACGGCAACCAAATCACAGATATTTGCCCTTTAACAGAACTCACCAATCTGAAGTATCTTACCCTCAGACGCAACCAAATCACAGATATTTGTCCTTTAACAGAACTCACCAACCTGACTGAGCTTTCCCTCGAAGGCAACCAAATTGCTGATGTTAACTCTCTAGCAGAACTTACCAACCTGGAGTTCCTTAACCTCGAAAACAACCAAATTACAACTATCAGTCCTTTAGCCGAACTACAAAATCTGAAACGGCTTCACCTCGAAGACAACCAAATCACAGATATTAGCTCTCTGGCAGGATTACAAAATCTGACATGGCTTCACCTCGAAGACAACCAAATCACAGATATTAGCCCTCTTTCTGAATTCACCAACCTGAAAGGACTTTTCCTAGTTCTCAACCAAATCAAAGATATTAGCCCTCTTTCCCAACTCACCAACCTGAAGGCGCTTGAGCTCAAGTTCAACCAAATCCAAGATATCAGCCCTCTGGCAGAATTACAAAATCTGACATGGCTTGACCTCGAAGACAACCAAATTACAGATATTAGCCCTCTTTCTGGACTCACCAACCTGACGTTTCTTAGCCTCACATATAATCAAATCCAAGATGTCAGTCCTCTTTCTGGACTCACCAACCTGAAGAGGCTTCAGCTCAACTTCAACCAAATCCAAGATATCAGCCCTCTGGCAGAACTCACAAACCTGGAGACGCTTAGTCTCAACGGTAACCAAATCACAGATGTCAGTCCTCTTTCCGGACTACAAAATCTGAACGCGCTTAGTCTCAACGGTAACCAAATCACAGATATCAGCCCTCTTTCTGGACTCACTAACTTGAAGGTACTTCACCTTACAGAGAATCCGATTTTTTCGGATAGCTCCGAAGGAGCACAACCAACTTGCCCAGTCAGTCCTCCAGATATTTGCTATTTTTGA
- a CDS encoding CHAT domain-containing protein — MGLKLVSLSFATLLLVLTSAFLLPTLSLSPAVAQTLSDQDQAQKAKADRLLREGRRRNAWDNVEGALSNFEDALLIYQEIGDKAGMGETFYHIGIIYEEREDYDQALNYYQRLLRMSRELDNSDRERALILISNLYRTYGIHLVEQNQYREALDKFQQALVIYRKIRYKRSQWYTLKYMGFVYSILGEYQLALAAYQRALSIEQDMALVAGDGVNFEVGQIYKLLGQYDLALESYQQALERARIPGRMVVIGRGGGAIGDIVGEVQALNAIGNVHFQLKQYELALDFYQQASAVLKTVANKESKKFLEASTLHNIGAVYFKQGKEELALEYLQQALTISQSFGHKQSEGAFLLNIGRVHFELEQYGLAWDFYQQALLINQETGDKGDQGHTLNNIGYLLEAQNQPELAIIFFKQAVNVREAIRDNIKGLSQDQQESYTETIADDYRHLADLLLQQNRILEAQRVLDLLKVQELDDYLNNVRGTGNTAKGVPNLPPEQQVTENYQAILDQAITLGKELTQLRQKSNRTPEEEQRIAQLVETQETILADFNTFIESDEVEELISKLTPKTRRPDLVDELEDFIGLQDNLRNLHQNAVLLYPLILDDRIELILTTPDSPPIRRTVTVTKEQLNQEILTLHQALRNPTINAKAPAQKLYNWLIKPLENDLAAADAETLIYAPDGQLRYIPLAALHDGEQWLVQRYRINNITAASLTELNTKPQSQLKILAGAFTKGNYSFTMGQEQFEFGGLPYAGVEVETLAATVPNTTQLFDNAFNLEDTKPKMGDYNVLHFATHGAIVVGTPEDSFILFGDGTPVTIADVRNWNLNNVDLVVLSACETGLGGNLGTGAEILGLGYQMQRAGARAAIASLWTVDDGGTQALMNAFYAAWQGEAITKAEALRQAQIALITGDYTALGEQRGARVAVRVRNGLKPEVVNRLSHPYYWAPFILIGNGL, encoded by the coding sequence ATGGGTCTAAAATTAGTCAGCCTCAGCTTTGCCACTTTACTGCTGGTACTAACGTCTGCCTTCTTACTACCAACCTTGAGTCTCTCGCCTGCAGTCGCACAAACACTTTCTGACCAAGACCAAGCTCAGAAAGCTAAAGCTGATCGGTTGCTGAGAGAAGGTAGACGTCGGAATGCCTGGGATAACGTTGAAGGAGCATTAAGTAATTTCGAGGACGCCTTATTAATTTATCAAGAAATAGGCGACAAGGCGGGTATGGGAGAAACCTTCTACCACATTGGGATAATTTACGAAGAGAGAGAAGACTATGATCAGGCGTTGAATTACTACCAGCGATTGTTGCGAATGAGTAGAGAACTCGACAATAGCGATAGGGAAAGAGCCCTGATTCTGATCTCAAATCTGTATCGTACCTATGGTATTCATCTCGTCGAGCAAAATCAGTATCGAGAAGCCTTAGATAAATTCCAGCAAGCCTTAGTTATTTACCGAAAAATTCGTTATAAAAGATCGCAATGGTACACGCTTAAGTACATGGGCTTTGTTTACAGCATCTTAGGAGAGTACCAATTAGCGTTGGCAGCCTATCAGCGAGCCTTATCGATTGAGCAGGACATGGCTTTAGTTGCCGGGGATGGAGTCAATTTCGAGGTCGGGCAGATTTATAAGTTACTCGGACAATATGACCTAGCATTGGAGTCCTATCAACAAGCCCTAGAACGCGCCAGAATCCCTGGACGAATGGTAGTTATCGGGAGGGGCGGGGGCGCGATTGGGGACATTGTGGGTGAAGTGCAAGCGCTCAACGCGATTGGAAATGTTCACTTCCAGCTCAAACAGTACGAATTAGCCTTAGATTTTTACCAGCAAGCTTCAGCCGTACTCAAAACAGTTGCAAATAAAGAATCCAAAAAATTCCTGGAAGCCTCGACACTCCATAATATTGGGGCTGTTTATTTCAAACAGGGAAAAGAAGAATTAGCATTGGAGTACTTGCAGCAAGCGTTAACCATCAGCCAATCATTCGGTCACAAGCAATCAGAAGGAGCATTTCTCCTCAATATAGGCAGGGTTCACTTTGAACTAGAGCAATACGGATTAGCCTGGGATTTCTACCAGCAAGCCTTACTAATTAACCAGGAAACGGGTGACAAAGGAGATCAAGGACATACGCTCAATAATATTGGTTATTTGCTAGAGGCACAGAATCAACCAGAATTAGCGATTATCTTCTTTAAGCAGGCGGTCAATGTTAGAGAAGCGATTCGGGATAATATCAAGGGACTTTCCCAAGACCAACAGGAATCCTACACTGAAACCATTGCTGATGATTATCGCCATTTAGCTGACTTATTATTACAACAAAACCGTATCCTCGAAGCCCAACGAGTCCTCGATTTACTCAAAGTCCAAGAACTCGACGATTACTTGAACAACGTGCGCGGTACAGGAAATACAGCCAAAGGCGTACCCAATTTACCCCCAGAACAACAAGTTACAGAAAACTACCAAGCCATTCTTGATCAAGCCATTACTTTGGGTAAAGAACTTACCCAATTGCGACAGAAAAGTAATCGTACTCCCGAAGAGGAACAGCGCATCGCTCAACTCGTGGAAACTCAAGAAACAATTCTCGCCGATTTCAACACCTTTATCGAAAGTGACGAAGTAGAAGAACTAATTTCTAAACTCACTCCCAAGACACGTAGACCCGATTTAGTAGACGAATTAGAAGATTTTATCGGCTTACAAGATAACCTCAGAAATCTCCACCAGAATGCCGTCCTTCTCTATCCCCTAATTTTAGATGATCGCATCGAACTTATCCTTACCACCCCTGACTCTCCCCCTATTCGCCGTACTGTCACCGTTACTAAAGAACAACTTAATCAGGAAATTTTAACGTTACATCAAGCCTTACGAAACCCTACAATTAATGCTAAAGCTCCAGCTCAAAAACTCTACAACTGGCTGATTAAACCCTTAGAAAATGACCTTGCCGCAGCAGATGCCGAAACCCTGATCTACGCCCCCGATGGACAACTCCGCTACATTCCGCTTGCGGCTTTGCACGATGGTGAACAATGGTTAGTCCAACGCTACCGCATCAATAATATTACGGCGGCTTCTCTGACTGAACTCAACACAAAACCCCAATCCCAACTCAAGATTCTGGCGGGGGCATTTACTAAAGGAAACTATAGCTTTACCATGGGTCAAGAACAGTTTGAATTTGGCGGTTTGCCCTATGCTGGAGTGGAAGTGGAAACGTTAGCCGCAACGGTTCCTAATACAACTCAACTCTTTGATAACGCCTTCAATCTTGAAGACACGAAACCGAAAATGGGTGACTATAACGTCTTACATTTTGCTACTCACGGGGCAATTGTAGTCGGAACCCCGGAAGATTCTTTTATTCTGTTTGGTGATGGAACTCCTGTTACCATTGCTGATGTCCGCAACTGGAACCTAAATAACGTGGATTTAGTGGTTCTTTCTGCCTGCGAAACTGGACTTGGTGGCAATCTGGGTACAGGTGCAGAAATTCTGGGTCTAGGCTATCAGATGCAAAGGGCTGGTGCTAGGGCGGCTATTGCTTCATTATGGACGGTGGATGATGGCGGCACTCAAGCCTTGATGAATGCCTTTTATGCGGCATGGCAAGGTGAGGCTATCACGAAAGCTGAAGCCCTGCGACAAGCCCAAATTGCTCTGATTACGGGTGATTATACGGCTTTGGGAGAACAACGAGGTGCTAGGGTAGCCGTGCGGGTGCGGAATGGGCTAAAACCTGAAGTGGTGAATCGTCTCAGTCATCCTTATTATTGGGCACCGTTTATTTTAATTGGCAATGGGTTGTAA
- a CDS encoding tetratricopeptide repeat protein, which produces MMKHPRTRKKPSALYYQLSLLLLSISVGAIAANHSLASDRVGNVPMNPDAPWHNSTCIPVPLHTCTPALLFQTEPTDYLAQSIPPLKPTQPAALEQLNQGLRLIQQGNVADAIAAFRQAAQLNPQLAPAHYNLGLALRQAGQLQAAADAFYQATQIAPNFALAYANLGAALLEGKNLPQARDALRRAIELDPELGVAHYNYGLVLSELGEYEVAIAAFQNAMQLSSNAPEPAYHLGLVYLRQGQLEQAKAAFEQAIKISPQYPEAYYNLGSILFEQGDLDGALAAFRQSAESNSNYANAYYGAGLVFLRQNRLRDAQQVLQYARDLYQAQGNAQWAASAEQLLEQTRYPNR; this is translated from the coding sequence ATGATGAAACACCCACGTACCCGTAAAAAACCTTCTGCCTTGTACTATCAATTAAGCTTACTGTTGCTGAGTATTAGCGTCGGTGCAATTGCTGCTAATCATTCTCTGGCGTCGGATAGGGTGGGAAACGTTCCCATGAACCCAGACGCGCCATGGCATAATTCTACATGCATCCCTGTACCCCTACACACCTGCACCCCTGCACTGCTATTCCAGACAGAACCAACTGACTATCTGGCTCAATCTATCCCTCCTCTGAAGCCAACCCAACCCGCTGCACTAGAACAGCTAAACCAGGGATTGAGGTTAATTCAGCAAGGGAATGTCGCCGACGCGATCGCGGCATTTCGTCAAGCGGCACAACTCAACCCCCAGCTTGCCCCGGCGCACTATAATCTAGGACTAGCCTTGCGCCAAGCAGGGCAACTACAAGCCGCTGCTGATGCGTTTTACCAGGCGACTCAGATCGCTCCCAACTTTGCTCTGGCTTACGCGAATTTAGGCGCGGCGTTGTTGGAAGGGAAGAATTTGCCCCAAGCACGGGATGCTTTGAGACGAGCAATTGAACTTGATCCGGAGTTAGGGGTTGCCCATTATAATTATGGGTTAGTCCTGTCTGAATTGGGAGAATATGAGGTTGCGATCGCGGCGTTCCAGAACGCGATGCAGTTGAGCAGCAATGCGCCAGAACCTGCGTATCATTTGGGACTTGTTTATCTGCGACAGGGGCAGCTTGAGCAGGCGAAAGCAGCATTTGAGCAAGCCATCAAAATCAGCCCCCAATATCCAGAAGCTTACTATAATCTAGGGTCAATTTTATTTGAACAGGGAGATTTAGATGGAGCGCTAGCAGCCTTCCGCCAATCCGCTGAAAGTAACTCGAATTATGCCAATGCTTATTATGGGGCAGGGTTAGTCTTTCTGCGCCAGAATCGATTACGTGATGCCCAGCAAGTTCTACAATATGCTAGAGACCTTTATCAGGCTCAAGGTAACGCTCAGTGGGCAGCCTCTGCCGAACAACTGTTGGAGCAAACTCGCTATCCTAATCGTTAG
- a CDS encoding elongation factor G: MNQNAVTATRNVAIVGPYLSGKTSLLESLLFVTGATSRKGNIKDGNTVGDAIAEARDRTMTVEINVADTEYQGIRFNWIDCPGSIEFAQETYNALMGVDAAVVVCEPTSDRVLMLAPLFKFLDDWKIPHLVFVNKIDQLSCDGGACGQSYRQILDALKGVSSRPIVPHQYPIGKAEQLIGFIDLVTEQAFHYHTGAPADPVPLPDSLKDAEHAAREEMLEALADFDDHLLEELLEEIEPPQEEIVKDLKMELGADLIVPVFIGVAEQDYGVRHLIDALLREAPAPEATAERRGLTGKGSATVAQVLKTYYTPQGGKLSLARVWTGQLTDGSVLNGIRAGGLYHIFGQQQQSTPEAKAGDIVAIGRLEGIHTGDTLSTEEKGAKELPKAPAMKPVYGFAITAENRKDEVKLSGALTKLLEEDPSLAWEQHEDTHEIILWGQGEIHLKVALDRLRRKYNLPMDTHLPRIPYKETIRKSTSSHGRYKHQSGGHGQFGDVYLDIKPVERGEGFSFSESIVGGVVPKQYIPGVETGVREYLSQGPLGFPVVDVAVTLTNGSYHSVDSSEQAFKQAARVAMTEGMPKCNPVLLEPIMAIQVSAPTEFTSKVLQLISGRRGQILNYEPVSGWNGWDCISGYLPQSEMHDFIIELRSLTLGIGFFNWEYDHLQEVPGKLADNVLAATGNGNGNG, from the coding sequence ATGAACCAAAACGCCGTAACCGCCACCCGTAATGTGGCAATTGTTGGTCCCTATTTGAGTGGTAAAACCAGCCTGTTAGAAAGTTTGTTGTTCGTTACCGGGGCGACATCTCGGAAAGGGAACATCAAAGATGGAAACACGGTAGGGGATGCCATAGCCGAAGCACGCGATCGCACGATGACAGTGGAGATCAATGTCGCCGATACCGAATATCAGGGGATTCGCTTCAACTGGATTGACTGTCCGGGTTCGATTGAGTTTGCCCAAGAAACCTATAATGCGCTTATGGGTGTCGATGCGGCTGTTGTCGTCTGTGAACCCACGAGCGATCGCGTGCTGATGCTCGCCCCCTTATTCAAGTTTCTGGATGACTGGAAAATTCCCCACCTCGTCTTTGTCAACAAAATCGATCAACTCTCCTGTGACGGGGGAGCCTGCGGTCAATCCTATCGCCAGATTTTAGACGCCTTGAAAGGGGTATCCTCCCGCCCCATTGTTCCTCATCAGTACCCGATTGGCAAAGCAGAACAGCTAATCGGGTTTATTGATTTAGTCACTGAACAAGCGTTTCATTATCATACAGGCGCTCCGGCTGACCCTGTACCCCTGCCCGACTCCCTCAAAGACGCCGAACATGCCGCACGGGAAGAAATGCTGGAAGCCTTGGCAGATTTTGATGACCACTTACTCGAAGAACTTCTAGAGGAAATTGAACCGCCCCAAGAGGAAATTGTCAAGGACCTAAAAATGGAATTGGGGGCGGATTTAATTGTGCCTGTATTTATCGGTGTCGCCGAACAAGATTATGGGGTGCGCCACCTGATTGATGCCCTATTACGGGAAGCCCCCGCCCCAGAAGCCACGGCGGAACGTCGGGGATTGACGGGTAAAGGTAGCGCAACCGTAGCCCAAGTGCTGAAAACCTATTACACTCCCCAAGGGGGCAAACTTTCATTGGCACGAGTTTGGACAGGTCAACTCACTGATGGTTCAGTTCTCAATGGAATTCGGGCTGGTGGATTATACCATATCTTTGGTCAGCAACAGCAGTCTACCCCAGAAGCAAAGGCAGGTGATATTGTTGCGATCGGACGATTAGAGGGGATTCACACCGGTGACACTCTGAGTACAGAGGAGAAGGGAGCAAAAGAATTACCGAAAGCCCCAGCCATGAAACCGGTCTATGGTTTTGCGATTACCGCCGAAAATCGCAAGGATGAAGTTAAACTCAGTGGGGCGCTAACCAAGCTTTTAGAAGAAGATCCATCGTTGGCTTGGGAGCAGCATGAGGACACCCATGAAATTATCCTCTGGGGACAAGGTGAAATACACCTAAAAGTGGCGTTAGACCGATTGCGGCGCAAATATAATCTGCCGATGGATACTCACCTTCCCCGGATTCCTTATAAAGAAACGATTCGTAAATCCACATCCTCCCACGGGCGCTATAAGCATCAAAGTGGCGGTCATGGGCAATTTGGGGATGTGTACCTCGATATTAAGCCCGTGGAGCGTGGTGAAGGCTTTAGCTTTTCGGAAAGCATTGTCGGTGGCGTTGTTCCGAAACAATATATTCCAGGTGTTGAGACGGGGGTGCGGGAGTATTTGTCTCAAGGTCCTTTAGGCTTCCCGGTTGTTGATGTGGCGGTTACATTAACCAATGGGTCGTATCATTCCGTCGATAGTTCCGAACAGGCGTTTAAACAAGCCGCACGAGTGGCGATGACGGAAGGGATGCCCAAGTGTAATCCGGTACTGTTGGAACCGATTATGGCAATTCAGGTGTCTGCACCAACGGAGTTTACCTCGAAAGTGCTGCAACTGATATCCGGGCGTCGGGGACAAATTCTCAACTATGAACCAGTATCGGGTTGGAATGGATGGGACTGTATTTCTGGGTATTTGCCTCAGTCCGAAATGCATGACTTTATCATAGAGTTGCGATCGCTCACGTTGGGGATTGGCTTCTTTAACTGGGAGTATGACCATCTCCAGGAAGTTCCGGGTAAGTTGGCTGATAATGTTCTCGCGGCTACCGGGAATGGGAATGGCAACGGATAA
- a CDS encoding DDE transposase family protein, producing MSDTRNWYIVKQKNGQCEIVPSTQVEGEETSERWGPFSSQQDAIARRIGLIRAGKCQPA from the coding sequence ATGTCTGATACACGAAACTGGTATATTGTCAAGCAAAAAAATGGACAATGCGAAATTGTTCCCAGCACTCAAGTAGAAGGAGAGGAAACCTCAGAACGCTGGGGACCTTTTTCATCTCAGCAAGACGCGATCGCACGTCGAATTGGGCTGATTCGGGCAGGAAAATGCCAGCCTGCCTAA
- the ctpC gene encoding carboxyl-terminal processing protease CtpC, whose product MVITKRSLVVGATAVVLTTVAVTGAGLHLSQSQAFFQESPKELVDEVWQIIDRQYVDATFNQVDWRAVRNDYLNREYSDKEEAYEAIREMLETLDDPYTRFMDPEEFKNMQIDTSGELTGVGIQIAQDEDTKKLVVISPIEDTPAFQAGILAKDLIVKIDGQSTEGMDVNDAVQLIRGKPGTDVTLTIQRDEEEIDYTITRARIEIHPVRYSYRSTPTGEIGYIRLNQFSAIAAQEMREAIKELETQDVNGYILDLRSNPGGLLYSSIEIARMWLDKGKIVSTVNRQGSSNEEVARNRALTDKPLVVLVDGGSASASEILSGALQDNERATLVGTQTFGKGLVQSVRGLGDGSGLAVTIAKYLTPSGRDINKEGIPPDIVIELTEEQRKELQKDRTKIGTPDDPQYVKALDVLNQAIAEEPNDRASVQTP is encoded by the coding sequence ACGTAGCCTCGTGGTCGGGGCGACCGCAGTAGTCTTAACAACGGTTGCAGTTACAGGGGCTGGTCTGCATTTATCTCAAAGTCAGGCTTTCTTCCAGGAAAGCCCCAAAGAGCTAGTTGATGAAGTCTGGCAAATTATCGATCGCCAGTATGTAGATGCTACCTTCAACCAGGTGGATTGGCGAGCCGTTCGGAATGATTATTTAAACCGTGAGTATTCTGACAAGGAAGAAGCTTACGAAGCCATTCGGGAAATGCTCGAGACGCTGGACGATCCCTATACCCGATTCATGGACCCCGAAGAGTTCAAAAACATGCAAATTGATACCTCTGGGGAATTAACGGGTGTAGGGATTCAAATCGCCCAGGATGAGGACACGAAAAAGTTGGTGGTGATTTCGCCAATTGAGGATACACCCGCATTTCAAGCAGGTATTCTGGCCAAGGATCTAATCGTCAAGATTGACGGTCAGAGTACCGAAGGTATGGATGTGAATGACGCCGTGCAACTGATTCGCGGGAAACCGGGTACTGATGTGACCCTTACCATTCAACGCGACGAGGAGGAAATCGACTATACAATCACACGGGCGCGGATTGAAATTCATCCAGTACGCTACAGTTATCGGAGTACACCCACGGGTGAGATTGGTTATATTCGCTTGAATCAGTTTAGCGCGATCGCGGCACAGGAAATGCGCGAGGCGATTAAGGAGTTAGAGACGCAGGATGTTAATGGCTATATCTTGGATTTGCGATCTAATCCGGGCGGATTACTCTACTCTAGTATTGAGATTGCCCGTATGTGGCTCGATAAAGGCAAGATTGTGTCTACGGTGAATCGTCAGGGTAGCTCAAATGAAGAGGTCGCCAGGAATAGAGCCTTGACAGATAAACCGTTAGTTGTCCTAGTCGATGGCGGTTCAGCTAGTGCGAGTGAAATTCTGTCGGGTGCTTTGCAGGATAACGAACGAGCCACTTTAGTCGGAACTCAGACCTTTGGCAAAGGCTTGGTACAATCAGTACGTGGACTCGGAGATGGTTCGGGTTTGGCGGTGACCATTGCGAAGTATTTGACGCCCAGTGGTCGTGATATTAATAAGGAGGGGATTCCGCCAGATATTGTCATAGAACTGACTGAGGAACAACGCAAGGAATTACAGAAGGATCGGACTAAAATTGGTACGCCAGACGATCCCCAATATGTAAAAGCCCTAGACGTTCTCAACCAGGCAATTGCCGAGGAACCCAATGATCGGGCATCCGTTCAAACTCCATAG